From a region of the Candidatus Paceibacterota bacterium genome:
- a CDS encoding right-handed parallel beta-helix repeat-containing protein encodes MRTSRSPLFVVATLGFCLFAWAAGAASAKSPARPELVRQVVNGHRHEAHASWWGFDAQDSTAYLQEAINSKVRKLIIDRQPSAWVTGPLRGVSHQEIILEAGTEVLALRGAYRGKGDCLLTFQECEQVVIRGGRKDGGKSAGIRMHKEDYQSGAYQKSEWRHGLAFLGCQDVRVQDLRIEKTGGDGIYLGTTPAKPANRNVVIRRVDCNANHRQGVSVISAENLLIEDCLLRNTAGTAPAAGIDFEPNSPGESLVNCVVRHCVSRNNAGTGFQICPQCLSSRSKPVSIYLEHCVSRSNQQHAVHLCSAPKDPPGGLLRITRLVTEGDGMAGLSVQFNPYDAMRVSLEDSIIRDSARDETFFPPLYVQGLDSDSRPAGNIHFKRLRIKDDLTRPVLRISDHNSNGLKDITGEIVLERNGRKERITVDDAWLQEMARTRWTNARRP; translated from the coding sequence ATGCGGACGAGCCGATCTCCACTGTTCGTGGTTGCCACCCTGGGGTTCTGTTTGTTCGCTTGGGCGGCGGGCGCAGCGTCGGCGAAGAGTCCTGCCCGGCCGGAACTCGTTCGTCAGGTGGTGAACGGACATCGGCACGAAGCACACGCCTCATGGTGGGGATTCGATGCGCAGGATTCCACGGCGTATCTTCAAGAGGCGATCAACTCGAAGGTCAGGAAGCTGATCATCGACCGGCAGCCATCCGCCTGGGTGACCGGGCCGCTGCGCGGCGTGAGCCACCAGGAGATCATATTGGAAGCGGGGACAGAAGTGCTGGCCTTGAGGGGCGCTTACCGGGGCAAGGGGGATTGCCTGCTGACGTTCCAGGAGTGCGAGCAAGTCGTAATCCGGGGCGGAAGGAAGGATGGGGGCAAATCGGCAGGGATTCGTATGCACAAAGAAGATTATCAGTCCGGCGCCTATCAAAAATCGGAATGGCGGCATGGTTTGGCATTTCTGGGATGTCAGGACGTGCGGGTGCAGGATCTGAGGATTGAGAAAACGGGGGGCGACGGCATCTACCTGGGGACTACGCCGGCGAAGCCCGCGAATCGGAACGTGGTGATCCGGCGCGTGGACTGCAACGCCAACCACCGTCAGGGAGTCAGCGTCATCAGCGCGGAGAATTTGTTAATCGAGGATTGTCTGTTGCGGAACACCGCGGGCACCGCTCCGGCGGCCGGCATTGATTTTGAGCCGAACAGCCCGGGCGAGTCTCTGGTCAACTGTGTCGTGCGCCACTGCGTTTCCCGGAACAACGCCGGCACGGGTTTTCAAATCTGTCCGCAATGCCTGAGCAGCCGCTCCAAACCGGTTTCGATCTACTTGGAGCATTGTGTTTCCCGCAGCAACCAACAGCACGCCGTCCATTTGTGCAGTGCGCCAAAGGACCCGCCGGGAGGGCTGCTGCGGATCACTCGTCTCGTGACGGAAGGTGATGGCATGGCTGGTCTGTCCGTGCAGTTCAATCCATACGACGCGATGCGTGTTTCACTGGAGGATTCAATCATCCGTGACAGCGCGCGCGATGAGACGTTCTTTCCGCCGCTATACGTTCAAGGCCTCGATTCGGACAGCCGGCCGGCAGGCAATATTCATTTCAAACGCCTGAGGATTAAGGACGACCTGACTCGTCCGGTCCTCAGGATTAGCGACCACAACAGCAACGGGTTGAAGGATATTACCGGGGAGATCGTCCTCGAACGCAACGGACGAAAGGAACGCATCACGGTTGACGATGCCTGGCTGCAGGAAATGGCCCGAACACGCTGGACGAATGCACGCCGGCCATGA
- a CDS encoding carcinine hydrolase/isopenicillin-N N-acyltransferase family protein, with protein sequence MNKRFSLLAVVSILVLEVPCFQASGCTLWGAAGGDAGGGTIISKNRDWKPDHVQVLKVRRDGKYAYLGLYAEGNKEPGIKQGVNEKGLCVTTASASSIPKATRDAQIGKSGLMTTLLAEYASCDQILADKEKLFSNRKPSFLMISDRKQILMLEEGLEGHFAVKVVKTGTVTHSNHYLEPSLAEYNQKIGESSTTRLDRISELIQAARRPLDISSFAEMSLDRHDGANNSLWRTGTNGCTLSSWILQSPVSGPPTLRVLIVNPGKPEELESFVLDKKFWKQPPALVLSYRK encoded by the coding sequence ATGAACAAGCGTTTTAGTCTACTGGCTGTGGTTTCGATCCTCGTCCTGGAAGTGCCGTGCTTTCAAGCCAGCGGCTGCACGCTCTGGGGAGCTGCGGGCGGAGATGCAGGCGGCGGGACGATCATTTCCAAGAACCGTGATTGGAAGCCGGATCATGTTCAGGTGCTGAAAGTACGCCGGGATGGAAAGTATGCGTATCTGGGGCTTTATGCCGAAGGGAACAAGGAACCAGGCATCAAACAAGGGGTTAATGAAAAAGGGCTCTGTGTGACGACAGCATCGGCGAGTTCCATTCCCAAAGCCACCCGCGATGCCCAGATCGGCAAATCGGGCCTGATGACCACTTTATTGGCAGAATATGCCAGTTGCGATCAAATCCTGGCCGACAAGGAGAAGCTGTTTTCCAACCGGAAACCGTCGTTCCTGATGATTTCCGATCGAAAACAAATCCTCATGCTCGAGGAGGGGCTGGAGGGCCATTTTGCCGTCAAAGTGGTGAAGACAGGCACGGTCACTCACTCCAATCATTACTTAGAACCATCGTTGGCCGAGTACAATCAAAAGATCGGGGAAAGCAGTACCACTCGCTTGGACCGGATTTCGGAGCTCATTCAGGCGGCACGAAGGCCCCTGGATATTTCGTCGTTCGCGGAGATGAGCCTGGATCGTCATGATGGAGCCAATAACAGCCTGTGGCGGACCGGAACCAACGGCTGCACGCTCTCGTCGTGGATTCTGCAAAGCCCTGTCAGCGGCCCTCCGACCCTGCGAGTTCTAATAGTCAATCCGGGCAAACCTGAGGAACTGGAATCCTTTGTACTGGACAAAAAGTTCTGGAAGCAGCCGCCGGCATTGGTGCTGAGCTATCGCAAATAA